AAAACCAGACCATTCTCAGTAGTAACCGAGTTATGGTCTGGCAAAGCGTCATAGACAAATCATTTCGCCTCTGGGTGCAATTGAATAGAACTAAAACCAATCAGAGCGATAAAGGGGATGACGTATGCACCACCACCAGAGGGCTCGCCACTCTTGATAAGACCCATTCGTTTAGCCACCAAAGTTGCAAGCTGGTATATTAGACTTTTGCAGAATCCAGTCGGtaagactttttttttttttttaaacatgaagGCTTCGAGTGTTGTTCTTTGCTCGGGTTTTGACAAAAAGGAAAAGTTTAAATCCCTTAAAACAGACGGAATAGCTGATTCGAACGAGTGATGTTTTACAGCGGCATCCATCTGTGTAATGTACAAAATCTGCTTTACCGTTGCTGCTGCTGCGCTGTCGTCATCGTTTAAAGCCCGCCCCAATGTTTCTGCTTGGTTCCACAATTCCTCGGCATTAGAAATGAGCTTGGATGGCCTCTGCCAGACTACTTGCAGAGCAAATCTAAATTTGCAGGAAGTTGTCTGGGTTTTCCCAGGATATGGCAACACAGTACTTGTATGTAAATGGctgtttctgttttgtttagcTTCTCCCATGGTGCAGGTGGATGAGAAGGGCGAGAAGGTACGGCCCAACCACAAACGATGTATTATCATTCTCAGAGAAGTACCCGAGACTACGCCTGTTAAGGTGAGACTTGTCTCCTTTATCCTCTTTttatatgcacacacacacacacacacacatgcatataaatatatatatttcacatCATAAAGTGGTGATAAGCTGGCAGTTTTTGTAGGTTTGATTGCGTTTAGGGGGTGCATGGTAACAACATCATGCTTTGTTTGaattattttcacatttttttttattctgtacatTTTGTGGTTTGTGATGTCCATAACCCAGGAAAAGCTCAGTGTAGTTCATCCAGCCATTTCTGTTCAAGTAAATATCTCCCTTTGCATTGAACTTTGAGCATTGTCACTTTGCAGATGTTGTTTATGCtcaaacagcaacattacacattaACTGAAGTAAAAAAAGGGAAATCTTAATCAGGGACCCCTTTAAGgattagggctgcacaatttgTCCAGAAATATTAgatgcgcgcgcacacacacccaAATGGTAGGTTTCATGTTAATTGTGTTCCTTTAAGAGAGCCATAATCTGGGCACAGAGTCTCCAAATTATCGTAAGATAAACTGCAAACTGAAATGGATTTCAGCCTTTGTAGGAATTGATTTAGTCATTTGCTTCGGTTATCCCAGTGATGATCAGTATCGCGCTTGGAAGGATCCAGAACCATTGCTGCTGTCTCTGTCTGTTTgcctctctgtctctctctctctctttgtctatctctttgcctctctctctctgtcgttctgtctctctctctctcagtacAGTGGATTTTGCCCTAATGACCGTGAGTTATGAGATCTGAGGGATAACCGATAACTGAAGTTTTTCAGTAGATTTACTAGTTTTTCAGTTGATGTTTAACTTGCACTTCTGTCTGTCTGATAGGAGGTggaggacctttttaaaagtgaaaagtGTCCACCAGTTATCAGTGTGGAGTTTGCACACAATAACAACTGGTATATCACATTCCAGTCTGACACTGATGCACAACAGGTAAGATGAATGCAAATGTCTCTTTAAAAAATCtacaattttcttttaaaccattCCTTTAGTATAATCTGTTGTTTTCTGTATTGTTGGGTACACATAATGTGGCTTTCACATAGAAAGGCGTGTGCGCTGCGCTCGCCGCTGGGTTCAGCGCAGCCTAGCGATTTGTGCTCTGCTGGCCAGACCAAAGTAGGCggggttttcaataaattactTCAGTGTTTATATTTAGGTTAAATAATGGATGAGGAATACAGAGACTGATGTTGCCAGTCTCCATTTCACGTAACTTTAAGCTGCCTACAAACTACTTGACTTAAAACGCACCTGACATGCCAACTTGAATTGCTACGTGTTTCCATGACACGGCTTTCCTTCCGATGTCAATTCCGATTATAAGCTTTTCGTCCGTTTTGTTGGAATGCCCAGTTTTATTGGCCGCGGGGGTAATCGTCACAGAGTGCAGcacaaaagttaaactattttgaactttgacctGTGCTCACCCtttgctcgacgcaacaacaaacagCCCTTGCGCCATTGAAACGAATGGGTTCATAGCGCAGTGCGCACCACGTCCTATGTGAAGCTGCATAATGGGCAAATTTTTCCATAACAGTCCAGAAACGGAAATAAGTGAACTGATGATTGATGTTATTTTGGGCAAAGAGGCAGGTTTAGTTGGATTGACCCAGTGATGATACACTGAGCGCATAGAGGGAGACAAGGAGTGATAAGATGATTTTGGGAAttcttctcttttttttttctctccatcTCACTCTTCTCTTTCTATCATACCCAGAATCTCTGAGACTCCTTTCCCAATGAGCGTGAAGATTATGAGATCTGAGGGTCAGCTGTTGAATGTTCACATTCATTTTAGTCATAAGCTAGTTCACCAATTTTTAGTTTTGTGAAGGAGTTTGCAATCAATGGTGTGATTATCTGCTTTTGTGTTAATATGCATCGTTTTTACCCAACAGGCTCACCGGTATTTACGCGAGGAAGtcaaaacatttcagggcaagCCTATTATGGTAAGTGTACATTTAACATCCTGCCTTGTTTGTTGCTAGGCTAGGATGGTTgttatttaaaggggccatggcatgaaaatcttacactttgcatgtttaaatgctatgattgggtccccagtgcttctatcaacccagaaaatgggaaaaagatcaacccagtaacttagttttggaaaACCAtactctacaagcacatgaaaaataggttgttgaaatttggctctccttatgatgtcattaggagctcttattataataataccaccccttaatctgcactatccaaccacagcactgccaatttaattgcaacaaaccaccatcattgtgatcagtgtttgaatttcttcagctcaattgcattttaaaggacacacccaaaacggcacatttttgcaaacacctacaaagtggcaattttaacttgctataataaattatttatatggtattttgagctaaaacttcacaaatgtgctctggggacaccaaagatttatttaacatcttaaagtcttgtgccatggcccctttaagcaTTCTGTATGTGTACGTGCCTGGCCCTGCACTTTGTGCAACCAATGTCACCTTGAGTTTGACGTGGTCAGTCAGTGTCTTGTTAGTTTGATAAGACTGATGATTTATGCCAGCAGCTGTTGAGTCTGTGCGAGCATGTGTTCATTGTGGTGTGTAGTAAGTTTGGCTGCACCATTTCAGTTTGCACTGCTCAATGGATGCTGTATACACTTTTcactaggggtgtgccggtttcagaattggtgatgacggttatgacgtgagtcaaatgtgacggtttgCACATAACCGTcggtggggggcgttttgctcgtttaaatgctcgtggattgacgggaaagtgtcattttaccataaaatcatgaatgtgatgccaagtgtgttttaaacagtaataactttgaacaatttaacagaaagcaatgaaatatttaaaaaacactgttgccagaagactgcgctgtcactctctgcccagcataaattaatcctctatctatcatctattttaataatcttcagagaaacagatttgtgcattgggttttttatgtctgtaattgtgtctatatctgtcattacacggaccggaacagcacgaaaacaatgtcgattaaaagcgtattgaagaggttttgctcataaatgcaggtaaaagaaagtaatgtgaacttgagattgttattaaacgcagccggtgtaaaagcacaattgccacgcgcagcaaacgctctccgcagacacgctgcacagtgctcacccggcgtttgaataaactagacactgattagctacttgctctacgtctctttaaaattaacagcaagacaactagcagtgaatgtgcgttcaagagagttagtagattagcatgggaggatttgaacttgaaaagcggagtgtactgacgcctttccgcggttaaaacaacattccttctcatggtcatttgtgtttatttgatgctataaattaactagaaggaagagatgatttgaaaggtgagaatttgtttattatgttaaatctcaaaagtaaccgaaaagtggtctgtcctgtatgtcagcgcgttgtcagtgtctgctccgctctgtatttttcactgcgtgagaacgtgagggggcgtgtaacacagactgttaacagttgtttttaattagtattttaaaaattctttatgataataaaaaaaaaaaaatttaataacaccgttttggcggttatagggttctaatgacggtgttcaactataaccgtcggtctcacggttatataatgaccgtcacacccctacttTTCACTTAACCAATGATTGATTTGGCTACACGATCATTGTGCCACCTTTAGAACAGATCTATGTAGATGGTTTGTGATCATGTAATctcatgttttataaatcatcTATTCATCGTCATCCTTAAATAGTCAGCCATTTCTAATGCATGTGACGATGTGCCTTCCTGCAATGGTGGTGGacctttaaatataataatgagGTTGTGTGTCCTATTCATCTGTTATTTATtcaaaagtgtgtgtgtgtgtgtgtgtgtgtgtgtgtgtgtgtataaatgcTTCAACTTTGAATAGAATTGCAAAaccaaatatatcaaaactctGACATTAGTTCCACAAATTACAAATTGATGATTCTTAAATATGAAAGTTTCTTTAGTAATCCAATTAAATTAATATGTACCTCTTTAATTTTCTATGTTTTTGATGTAGGCACGCATCAAGGCCATCAACACGTTCTTTGCCAAGAACCCTTATGGGGCCGTTGATTCGGGGGCGTACTCGACTGCTCCATCCCAATACTCCTCTCCAGTGTACCTGCAGCAGGTGTACCAGCCCCCTCAGCAGTACCCCCTCTACAGTCTGCTGCCTCAGACCTGGTCCCCCTCACCAACCCCTTACTTTGAAACCCCTCTGGTGAGAACCTCAGCTTTGTATTGAATACATTTGTGCATTATGCAGGTAGGAGAGTTTTAATGGATCATCCACTCTCAAAACTTGCTTATTCTATATTGGGCACACCTAAGGATGTGGTGACTCCAAATTTTTCCCAAACAGTccataaaaagaaattaagtgaACTGATGATTGATGTTATTTTGGGCAAAGAGGCAGGTTTAGTTCGTTTGACCCAGTGATGATACACTAAGCGCATAGAGGGAGACAAGGAGTGATAAGATGATTTTGGGATTTCTTCTTTTTATCTTCCCTCCATCTCTTTCTGTTCTTCTCTATCATACCCAGAATCTCTGAGACTCCTTTCCCAATGAGCGTGAAGATTATGAGATCTGAGGGTCAGTTGTTGAATGTTCACATTCATTTAAGTTAGAAGCAAGTTCaccaattttttgttttttgatcaAAATTATAAAGCTAATGGTGTCCCAGTGGGAACTCTTGAGTTTGAAATCAGTGGTGTGATTATTAGGGGAATTAGTCCAGTACAATGTAGTATTAAGAGTCGGAGCAGGAAGGCAGGGCTGCTTCGGAAATGGTTACCATGATGACCGTTATGGCACTACTTTAGGTTTGGGAATGGGAATTTAAGATTTGTAGTAGTATATTGACCTGTGGGCTAATCTTAgctttttgtgcatcttgcAGGCTCCATTTCCCAACAGCACATTTGTAAATGGGTTTGGCACAGCAGGAACCTACAAAAATGGCTCGTCTCCAATCAGTCTTACACGCAGCTACCCCCGCAACCGGTAAGATCCCTCGGCTTTCTCTTTGCATTTCTTGGCCTGCTGGATGTTGTAATGAACAAACTTTTGATGTATGAAAGTTATATAAAACAAGATGCGTCACTGTTGTTGGTATTAATGGGGGACATTGCAATGGCTGCTGTAGCCCCGCCTCTTCAGTAAAGAGACAACCTTTAATGAATGGTGTCCTCTGGCAGAGGGACTTTGCACATGTTCCAAATATATGGTGGCGCGCAACTTCCTTAAAAGGTTTTTGGAtgtgctttaaagggacactcaacttttttgAATATATTGAACATATTTTCCTATCGTACAATGGCTacagcaggtgcaatgatattatacAAAGCCTGGAAAAAGTCCCCTTgttaactttcaatagctgttTTTTGTGctctgtgtaatatcattgcgcctgctgcagccatgttatggcagcaaagtccttcagcctagaaaatcgcaactttaaagcaacactatgtagttttttatctttaaataatgtctctaaaattatttcagtgatagaacaacttttaactggacaaattgtactgttgctgcaacctgagcagcctcctagctgctacaagcacactctgaaagtggcggtggagggtaggaaacacagccccgcccctccccctgcctgcagaagagtgtctgataccaggcactgttgcacttttaaaccacatgggggagctgtaagtcatttttacatgaaaactacatagtgttgctttaaatttacacgaagtcttagtacacgatgtaactaaaAAAAGAGTCcatttttaaataggaaaaatatcaaaactctggtcatgtttgagcacgatgctaatggtctaatcagcttctatggattatgctaagctatgctaaaagtggtaccgccagacccggagatcagctgaatggattaaaaaattgtaaaaattaagtgtttaactttaggggagctggaaaatgagcttattttattcatttattttatttatttattttcaaaaaagtggtgtccctttaagttgcAGTTTAAAAGGGCCCAGAGTTAAAGGAGCTTCCAATAATTGTAAAGTAACATTTCTTTCAAATAAATCGacaaaagcatttatattcCTCCACTGTGTTGTAAATGTGAGCATTTAAGTTGATGAGACTTCAGTGGTTTGCTGATTTGGGTAAAGGAAGTGAGTCAGTGGAGACAATGTGATTCTCCTAACTGactcttactttcactttctAGACTTCCGCTCTATTCCAGAAAGAATGTAATCAATGCCTTCAGGTAGACGTGCTTTGCtactttaagttttttttatccGAAAAATCATCCCATGTACTTTCATCTTAGTGCTGTTATGTTGCAAATGCCAGAGCTGCATTGCAGTGATACGTGTTTGAATTTCGAGTACTCATTTCTTTAGGGATGTGCTTTATTGCATCTTCACAAAGACAAAGCCACCTTTTCCTGTACAACTTCTGAATCCATGTTTATGTGCAATGAATGATGAACCATAAAGAATGATCACAAACTGACTTCTTAAtctttttaagtaatttaatagGGGTGCAACGGTTCAAATTACTCCCAGTTCGGTGTGTGTGACTGTTTAAGGGTCACGGTTTTggtacgtgtgtgtgtttgcagggACAAAAAGGCTACTGTCAAATTGAAagaaaatcaaattaaatgtcATATTAGATGTATTGCCTTGGGTAAACTGCACGCGCGACAAGggaattttacagttttgtccACGTTTTCTTGAGCATCGCTGCTGCGGTAGACTAAAATGAAGCTGGCAGTGCCCCTATTAGCTGCTTTTTGTCCTTCGCTTCCCTTCTAAACGGTTcgcaacacaaacacacaccaacACGTGAGGAGGTACTGTAAGGCAACAGATTTGCATACTATGAGTTGGTTGGCTGGGTACTCTCACATTAACACGCACAGAGCGTATTCAGAACCATATATTAGGGGGTTTATACGTTGATTTTTTTCACCAAACTATATTAGAAATGCGTTGTCGAATTAAACCTGGTGCACTGCTAAGTAAATGCGTGCCGAATCGTTAGAGGATGACGGGACTGTTTGATTCTTTACAGAGAACCGTTGCACCCCCACAATTTAGGCACTTCTCACTTACAAACTTCTAGAAAACCAACATACCAACGCTTTATCATGTAATACGTGAAATGTGATAAAGGAagtactcaaaaaaaaaaaaaaggtttttgttACACAATCGGGATCTGTTTTCAGGAAAAGGTGGATATGGTTGTGTGGTTGCAAATGATGTAAGCCCCATCTGCTTTAAATGCATGACTCTATTATGTCTTAAAGCAATGACATACACCTGCCAAATTGGTAAAGCCATTCTTATAAtttgacattatcataattttccTTTGAAAGTCTTGTTTGCATGCATCATTCCCTTCTCTGTATGAGATGTTTCTGTCTTTGGAAGTATGTGTAAAGTATTTACCTACGTTCTTCCAATTTCATTACCCATGACTACTTGGTCTGAAAAACGCGTGGCCCAAAGCTAACGGTCATTACTAAAGTTAAATTGAGATTGGATTATCTAACAATATTAGGTTTGGTAAACAAACCCTTTTTAATTTGTAAGGTGGAAGTGTTACATCAGCCTCATGTTGATTCATATCAAAGCCTAATCAATTTATCAGCTGAAATTTAGTCAGCGACACATTTCCAAGCCAGAGATCCTTTGTATTTGTGTAAAACACACGTGTTTAAACTGCTTTTCTCTGACTATGGGTCTCAAtctgtattttaatttttttttattctctgcAGGAACTACGTGAAGCCACAGTCTCGTGCTGACACAGAGTCCTTATCCGGTGCCGGCAGCCCTCAGCCCCCATGCACACCCAACTCTGACACCACTGCTTCCACACTCACACCCTTCTCCGAACCTCCGACTTCCCCAAGGGAGAACCACCACTCAGACCTCAGCGGCCGTGCAAGGTCTGTCAGTACAAAAGACAGCACAGACATGCGTCACCAAAGTAGCAGTATATGTATTTGCTATAGCTTTTGATTATAATGGATAGATACCTTTTATTTTATTAGTGGACTGCACTGGACTgatttttctaaatgaccttaTGTTTGTTAGGTCAAATCACCACATTTGTTTGTATTGACCCTGTGATGAGAAACTTGAGCGCATAGAGGGAAGCAAGGAGTGATTGGAAGACTTGAGGAAATTCCTCTCTTTGATTCTGTCTCTTCTTTACTCATCTCCTTTTTCTCAATCTCTCCCTTTATTTCTGTCTCCTTAAAGTCTTTCACTCCTGTCCCAATGAGCGTTAAGATTATGAGATCTGAGGGTCACGCGTAGCGTGCACATTTTGTGATGGTGCTTTCGATGATAGTAGTGTTTAACAGCTTCTGATCTGTGCAGGAGAGGAAGCTATCGTGGCATGAGGAGGAGAAGAGAAGATGAGCGAGTGGTAAGTCCAGAaccatgtttgtttttatttgtgagCTTGATTATACCTTTCCTCTCATTTCATCATCTTTTCACCTGCAGAGGCAACCTTCTGAAATGGAGGTGAAAGCTCCGCCCCCAAAGTTTGACCTTGCAGCCACTAACTTCCCACCATTGCCAGGGGGTGTGCCAAACCATTTACCAGGTGTTGCCTTGCAAGCAGAATCCGTGTTGGAAAATTGCATGGCAGATGTAGTTAAGGGCATCAATCGGGACAAGGTATGAATTAATACTTACTTAGTACTGAATGAAACAACTGGTCTTAGTTAGTGCACTTTGATGAGTAAAAGTAAAGCTCATGCATGAATTTAGAGATTCACTCTCAAGTACAAGTTTCATATGTCTGCCCGTCTGTTTGTTTTTAGTCGGATGCAAATAAGCCAGATGTTAGTCAAGACTCTGTGACATGTCAAGTGGATACGCAGTTAACTGCGCAGCCGCCTACACCACCTTCTCGAGCACCAAAACTCCCCGTCACAAAACCGGACACACCTGCCACAAGGTACAAgcgtgttttgtttttgttaataaTATGGATCTTGAGTGTTTACAAGGCTAAGATGATGTATTAGATGCAAGATAAATAAAATCTTGTATGCTGTATTTCACTCTAGTGTGTCACATCAAGTGAAGATACAAGAGAAAGAGGTTCAGAAGAAGTCTGATACGCCTCCTAACACTGCATCTAACGCCACAAGCCCCATCCATCCTGTTCCCACCCCCAAACCTTCACACAGTCAAGCAACTTCAAACACAGTATCTGCCCCAGTCGTACCCATAAGCACAACTGCACAGGTAAGCGCCTTTATCTTCCAAATTTAACACTGTTGTTGCCAACTCCCACACTATTTTCGATTAATAAGGTTTGTGTCTTTCCCAGGAGCCTCGGAAGCTGAGCTATGCGGAGGTTTGTCAGAGGCCACCCAAAGATCCTCCCCCTGTGCCTGTAGCCCCACCCAGCCCCACCCCTTCTCCAACCGCTAATCAACCTCTACGTGAGCTCCGTGTCAACAAAGCAGAAGGTCCGGCCTCGTCCCGCTCCAACCCCAGCGAGAGGTTAGAGAAAGGAAGCGAAGGTCGGACATCCAGAGAGCAGAACGGCTATCAGCGTGGTAACGGACCCAGAGGGTCAGGTTTTAAGCTCAGAGAGCAACAAAGGCGACCCCCTCAAGGTCGGCGCACTTCTCCTCAGTCGGGATACAACCGACGCAGCGGAAAAGAACAAAACATCCCACCCAGATCGCCAAAGTAATGCCTCACAACACATGCACAATTGTGTATATTCGTATACACGCATAAATACATAGCAAGAGTATATAAATCTATATATAAATCTACATTTAAGTACTAGACTGTCTCACTGTGGTGTTGAAGAACCCTCTTCCCCCCCAAATGACCATGACGTCTGGGAACTCGATCCTTTAAAATACGAGAAAACTATGAAATTAAGGAAGATGACAGACCTCTTACTTGAAAGAAGAA
This Paramisgurnus dabryanus chromosome 7, PD_genome_1.1, whole genome shotgun sequence DNA region includes the following protein-coding sequences:
- the larp4ab gene encoding la-related protein 4 isoform X2, whose amino-acid sequence is MTSESSSQPQQKEEVELGSAVRDPKKTGEDQGGMVTTKGAGLNPNAKVWQEVSAPSTQAPEAVTETCQWPQVDANSEDLEGFKEFGVGYGDLDSASPLESNMLNGIESAELDYPLYEPVEGEAIEEQPLTEENLKELLRKQLEFCFSRENLSKDLYLMSQMDSDQFVPIWTIASMEGIKLLTTDMDLITEVLRASPMVQVDEKGEKVRPNHKRCIIILREVPETTPVKEVEDLFKSEKCPPVISVEFAHNNNWYITFQSDTDAQQAHRYLREEVKTFQGKPIMARIKAINTFFAKNPYGAVDSGAYSTAPSQYSSPVYLQQVYQPPQQYPLYSLLPQTWSPSPTPYFETPLAPFPNSTFVNGFGTAGTYKNGSSPISLTRSYPRNRNYVKPQSRADTESLSGAGSPQPPCTPNSDTTASTLTPFSEPPTSPRENHHSDLSGRARRGSYRGMRRRREDERVRQPSEMEVKAPPPKFDLAATNFPPLPGGVPNHLPGVALQAESVLENCMADVVKGINRDKSDANKPDVSQDSVTCQVDTQLTAQPPTPPSRAPKLPVTKPDTPATSVSHQVKIQEKEVQKKSDTPPNTASNATSPIHPVPTPKPSHSQATSNTVSAPVVPISTTAQEPRKLSYAEVCQRPPKDPPPVPVAPPSPTPSPTANQPLRELRVNKAEGPASSRSNPSERLEKGSEGRTSREQNGYQRGNGPRGSGFKLREQQRRPPQGRRTSPQSGYNRRSGKEQNIPPRSPK
- the larp4ab gene encoding la-related protein 4 isoform X3, with translation MLLFVEVTTKGAGLNPNAKVWQEVSAPSTQAPEAVTETCQWPQVDANSEDLEGFKEFGVGYGDLDSASPLESNMLNGIESAELDYPLYEPVEGEAIEEQPLTEENLKELLRKQLEFCFSRENLSKDLYLMSQMDSDQFVPIWTIASMEGIKLLTTDMDLITEVLRASPMVQVDEKGEKVRPNHKRCIIILREVPETTPVKEVEDLFKSEKCPPVISVEFAHNNNWYITFQSDTDAQQAHRYLREEVKTFQGKPIMARIKAINTFFAKNPYGAVDSGAYSTAPSQYSSPVYLQQVYQPPQQYPLYSLLPQTWSPSPTPYFETPLAPFPNSTFVNGFGTAGTYKNGSSPISLTRSYPRNRLPLYSRKNVINAFRNYVKPQSRADTESLSGAGSPQPPCTPNSDTTASTLTPFSEPPTSPRENHHSDLSGRARRGSYRGMRRRREDERVRQPSEMEVKAPPPKFDLAATNFPPLPGGVPNHLPGVALQAESVLENCMADVVKGINRDKSDANKPDVSQDSVTCQVDTQLTAQPPTPPSRAPKLPVTKPDTPATSVSHQVKIQEKEVQKKSDTPPNTASNATSPIHPVPTPKPSHSQATSNTVSAPVVPISTTAQEPRKLSYAEVCQRPPKDPPPVPVAPPSPTPSPTANQPLRELRVNKAEGPASSRSNPSERLEKGSEGRTSREQNGYQRGNGPRGSGFKLREQQRRPPQGRRTSPQSGYNRRSGKEQNIPPRSPK
- the larp4ab gene encoding la-related protein 4 isoform X1, with the translated sequence MTSESSSQPQQKEEVELGSAVRDPKKTGEDQGGMVTTKGAGLNPNAKVWQEVSAPSTQAPEAVTETCQWPQVDANSEDLEGFKEFGVGYGDLDSASPLESNMLNGIESAELDYPLYEPVEGEAIEEQPLTEENLKELLRKQLEFCFSRENLSKDLYLMSQMDSDQFVPIWTIASMEGIKLLTTDMDLITEVLRASPMVQVDEKGEKVRPNHKRCIIILREVPETTPVKEVEDLFKSEKCPPVISVEFAHNNNWYITFQSDTDAQQAHRYLREEVKTFQGKPIMARIKAINTFFAKNPYGAVDSGAYSTAPSQYSSPVYLQQVYQPPQQYPLYSLLPQTWSPSPTPYFETPLAPFPNSTFVNGFGTAGTYKNGSSPISLTRSYPRNRLPLYSRKNVINAFRNYVKPQSRADTESLSGAGSPQPPCTPNSDTTASTLTPFSEPPTSPRENHHSDLSGRARRGSYRGMRRRREDERVRQPSEMEVKAPPPKFDLAATNFPPLPGGVPNHLPGVALQAESVLENCMADVVKGINRDKSDANKPDVSQDSVTCQVDTQLTAQPPTPPSRAPKLPVTKPDTPATSVSHQVKIQEKEVQKKSDTPPNTASNATSPIHPVPTPKPSHSQATSNTVSAPVVPISTTAQEPRKLSYAEVCQRPPKDPPPVPVAPPSPTPSPTANQPLRELRVNKAEGPASSRSNPSERLEKGSEGRTSREQNGYQRGNGPRGSGFKLREQQRRPPQGRRTSPQSGYNRRSGKEQNIPPRSPK